ttcgataaattatgtgcaacatttctttctttaaatttttctgtcatccttgttcctatgtgttgtatcgtttcatccccttctagtcgaataccctgatatgtaacaataaacctttactctagcctagtcttattactcattgtacttagatgtttccagaatttttgaactgcttttctatcctttttatttacttttgacatccattgggcaccctttcttctaattttctcattaatcaaataggatgcgtcccttctacactttatgaaggtatcccattttctgtctacttcgggttttggttcccccctcttcttggaatatctgtgttccctggacgcttcctgacgtttctctatcgccctcttgacctcctcatcccaccaactcttgtgTTTGCGttttttcccttttagctttactcgcaccttagctagctctagctccagtaatcgagttaatttggtataagtccattctgtttcactatcctcaaaaattactttctcaatttgtttggctgctgcttccaattgcttttctgagtaaaaattcctctctgattgttcatctcgcttcagtcctacgttggtttctcttctgaaactcaacttgatacgcttggggtcactacctagacttctggaaccatgttcatctatgctcattacccctaatctatcatacatcctctgtgacattagtgcataatctatcgtcgagtgcagactctctgcctcccatgttatgagcccttcacacttctcggtactgttgcatacaactaaatcatgcctgtcacacatgtcctgcagcatgcttcctgtcgaatctgtgtacctatccaggtcttctatatgaaGACGTCCCATAGAAGTTGCGCCATCTGATGGCACACTTTTTCCCTAGGTAAAAAACCAGGTCACAccgaaaatttgaagaaaaaaatcaggTTTAGCCATGAGATTTGCTTTTTCttcatatgtaaataagtttcgtcacaagtgccattaaacccgcttgttttcgttttcccaaacttcaagttccatctttcctcggcccgaaggctcggacacgctagcCAATGGAGCCCGGGTTCGGGTTAGCCTGTGCGCCACGACAAGGCAGGTAGAACGAATATTTGTCTTGCAACATAATCTACTGCTTCCGGTTAAACTACGTAGGAGGAGTACTGACAGAAATAGTCGTGATTTACGTACAATCATTACAGACTGACCAGTGTGGGGATCAATTACCTGAGCCAGGCCAATACACTTCCTCTGCACGGGTTTATTTTGAACCATTTATAAATTTTATAGTGGCAGTGTATTACTCAATCTTCCCTGGTTAATCCGATGACAGAGACCTTCCAGTCCAGGCCTCCTGACGTCCGACTTTACCCTGTCGACGTTCCGGACGGCATTAACGAAGCATTGGTTCAACGACAATAAAGCACCATTCACTCTTTTTTAGTTTTCCTTTTCTCCACAACCTTCGACGCATGCATCACACTTCGATATCTCAACGAGACAGAGTGCTTCTTAAACCCTGCTATACCGTGAGGCGTTAGACGGCGGGTTTGCCTCGTCATCTTGCAATATTGGAGCCGTGAGTGGCTGACATGATCGAAGAAATGAAGCATCCGCGGCTCTGGAAGACGCCATCATTCACCACACGCGCGGGTGCGAGCTCAAGTTTGGTGGGCGTAATGAAAGAGCAGCTTCGACGAAACATCGAGTGCGCGAAGAAAAGAAACGCGCTCTCGGTCTCGTTTCGGAGGCATCGAACATTTATGAAGAGAAACTTTTAAGCCGGATCTCATCAGGGACCCGGGATTAGACGTCAGCCGCTGTTGCTTTCTTGACGCGACGCCCGGCTGCGCGTTCGCCGCTGTCACGGCCGCTCCTTTTTCGCGATTGGCGAAGGCTCGGCGTCCCAGACGTCAGCATTCGGATGCCGGGCCGGTTCGGCCGACTGTCAGAGCCGCGCTTCGCACGTACGGAGGACCTTTAAGACATTCATGGAATGAGCTTCCGTGTGGGAAGTAAACGGGCATCTTTGTCCTCTCCGCAGTGTCTGTCGACGATCTTCATAGGAAAGGGTAAGGAAGGGTAAGGAAAGGGTAAGCtaagtgccttttttttttctgtcaacagGACATTCGTATAACAGCACTCCGAGAACGGCTCAATACCTTCTAGATCTCGGAGACATCAATATATCAACAGCGACGCTCAATAAGAAACATTCGTACTGGAACGGCAGGGAACGTTCTTACTGGTAGCTTTGATTGTTGAATGCACATTTCGACTGCTTCGGCATTCAGGTCTTCTCGGAGTTTCGCGATAGTTTGTGAACAGGACTAAAAACGTTCCCGAGTTCTACACGAATATTTTGATGATGATAATTGTGAGTTTTTATCGCGCAAGGGCATttggggccaaagagcgccatgaaacaaggtatttttcgtcttctcaagatggggtcaaagacccatttcccaagcatttcaccctaaagaagccgagtatgaggccaggggaaagcttgtgcccattgtatcactgtgggtacccggcggtactggggatggaacaccgcacctcccgcagGCGAGGCGGATGCGCATACCGctataggccaccgctgcggtggggCACGaatatttttacttttttctacTCTCGCACTATTTCGCCCCTCCTCTTTCCCCAGTATGGATTAcccaagaggaaaaaaaaagctatcgtTCACCTATTTACTTTCGTTGCTATTAAGTTTGCAGTGCTGTTTGAACAGAATTTATCTGTTAAACCTGAAAATGTCACCGCCGTTGTTCGTCAACTTTTGCATGAAAATATTTCTCTAAACAATCTGGGCAGCATCGTCGTGACACGTTAGGTTCTTTGGTTCTTTGCATTTCGCTGCATTTAGTATACCTCGCAGTTCCTCGTAGGTAGCCACTTCGGGGCAAGCACACGAATCAGCAGACATTAATCAATTAAGAAGACTGGCAGGATGTCCAAGCAGAATACGATTCAGTCCCCTCTTCTGACCCGTCGCGGTGGCacggtggttaaggcgctcatctactgagccggagtaccatggttcgaacccgaccacgatagaggcgaaacgcaaaaggcacccgtgtgctgtgtgatgtcagtgcacgttaaagatcctcaggttgtcgagattattccggaggcctccactacggcaccccctttttcctttcttctttcactccctcctttacttcttcactacggcgcggttcgggtttccaccgagacatgtgagacagttactacgtcattccctttcctaaaaaaacaatttttccccTCTTCATCTTTGCTTTCATACCAGATTGTGTCCGACCTTACACAAAGGGCATAGCTCATTTCCTTTTTATCCGGTCCACGAAAAGCCAGCCTAAGCTTAAGATTAGTAACCTGTCAAAATCAGGAAGAACTAAGAGTTACATAGCAGTCGGCACTAGGCGAGTAAACGGGCCGTTATGGCCATTAGTCCTTGACAAGGCCACGCGTTACTCCCTCAAAGACTAATTCTGCAAAACAGACACTAGAACAGTTACCGTCCGCAAAAGTTCGCCGGGAGAACCAAATGCTGCAGTTAACATCATTTTGAGCGGTTCTAAGGTAGGTGCCTGTGCACCTTTGGGGCACATATATCATGCTTGGAGCCATACGTGGACCCCCAAAATGCGCCTGTTTGCTATgcaccttgtgtttggcgcatcatagccccagttgcttttgcgccattaaaatcaatataactaattAACTGCCCGCAGTGCGCACCCGTCGAGCGTGTGCCCAACACCGACAGCCGCTGTCATGGACGCGTCTCGGAGCCTTCTGCTGAGCCTGGCCGCGCTGGCCCTGCTGGGGCCCTCGTTGGCATCCGCCTTCTACCGCGGCCGGCCGGGCAGCAGCCTGGCGCTGGCCAAGAGGCTCGAGACGGAGCTTGCCGAGGACGACGAGTACACCGCGCTGCCCGGTGAGCGCTTTTCCGCGGCCCTGGCGCTAGAAAGCATCGTCACGTATGCTGAGCCAACTGGCAGTCGAGTTTAGCACTGGTAGCGCTAAGACTCGGCCAATAAGCCGCTGGTGATGCCAGCTCGCCTTTTAGCggaaggggcgagacccactagacTCCTCTCCCCGAGCATCTCTCTGTAAATATAgccaaatacatgcttttcaccaccaccaccaccaccatcgcagGGGCCTTGGAGGCATTCGAGTGGCGCTCGCGGTTCCCCCCGGCGACGGGCTCGGACATCAGCAGCTTCTACCCCTTCTTCCGGCCCGCGTCGCTGGCCAAGAAGAACAAGGACGCTCCGCACTCCATCGACCCGGCTGGAGCGAACCGCAAGTTCCAGACGCAGGGATGGAGGCGCTGATGACGAGCGCCGGACGTAATTAAAGTTCACCTTCCAACGTTCGCCATCATGTGTGTTGCGTCTTCCTTGCTGGGGCGGGAAGGGATTGAGCGCCGTCTACCAGCAGCTGTAGAAAGCCGTCCACCCAACATGAGCTGGACTACAAGGACCCTTACACATTTTTCCATGTATCGCTGAAGTCCATAAAACGGCATCTGCTTCCCTCAAAGATTCCCTGAAAGGGGCACTCAAGAAAGGTGCGATATTACTGGATGTTGAAGGACGCAGCTTCACCAATACCCATCAGCAAGAATTTTTGAtcgcgttttgtggaagctgagttacctgtagccaaaatttgaatttctgcgtcttcgcgccttttcctcccctctcgtcactttttgcacgctcaaaggtAGCCGCAGCTCCACCGGCCTCATCGCGGGAATTCCCCGGAAGGCGGAACTTCCTGAC
The Amblyomma americanum isolate KBUSLIRL-KWMA chromosome 3, ASM5285725v1, whole genome shotgun sequence genome window above contains:
- the LOC144123640 gene encoding uncharacterized protein LOC144123640, giving the protein MTRRRPVGRPGFRPRADKKGRASDHRRRSIEGQRSAAHPHPAPRRPALCRTLGQPRRAHPSSVCPTPTAAVMDASRSLLLSLAALALLGPSLASAFYRGRPGSSLALAKRLETELAEDDEYTALPGALEAFEWRSRFPPATGSDISSFYPFFRPASLAKKNKDAPHSIDPAGANRKFQTQGWRR